The Corvus hawaiiensis isolate bCorHaw1 chromosome 9, bCorHaw1.pri.cur, whole genome shotgun sequence genomic sequence CCCTGGTACAGTGGGCTTGACTGGGATTTACCCCAGCAGCCAGCCCCCATTTGGCCAGGAGCTGTGTTCTCTTCAACCCCCAGGTTAGTAGGTTGTTCTCTCAAAGGTTAGTGAGTTTAAACTAGATTAAAAGAGCCTTTTTTAACAGAAAGAGAACTAATTGCATCTGGTGCTGGTGTGAAGTGTCCTCTTGGCAAATAAGAGGAGCTCAGGgagcctggggcagggctggtTATGTTTAGGGGTGTCCCTGGTGCATCCCCCAGCACCGTGCTGAGCCCCATGGTGGCTACCCAGAGGTGTGTGGGCAcagtgggagctgctctgggggttCCTGGCAGCTGAGGGCTGGCTGGAGCCAAGGCAGTGGCTGTGGTGACAGCCCTGACACAAGGGCAGGCACGTCCTGGGGAGATCTCCTTGTGCCGTGGGCTGACCCCTCCGAGGAGAGGCCTCGGCAGCACCAGCCCTTTTCCTCCCCATGCTGCGGGTCGAGTCCCATtgccaggacccccaggtcccctccagccccatcccaggctCCCCTCGAGGCAGCGGGTGCGAGCTGGCTCCCACACCCTCTGTCCCTGGGATCCGCTCTGCCATGGGGAGCTGCCGCAGTAAATACGCTGCAAATCTCGGGTGGTTATCTGCGCTCCTCTCTGCGGAgccagcaggcagggaaagcGCTCTAGCACCCTGCTGTTACTGTCTTATTGTTGTGCAACTCCTTGCGTTCAAAGGCGGCCGAGGGTGGGCGGCCCAGCCAGAGCCTCTGTGCCCCGCGGTGCCCGCAGCCGGTGCTGgccccaggcacagcccagggagctTTCCGCGGGTCCTGTGGCCATTCCACGTGGATGTGGCACACCATGGCTCCCAGGGGTGGTGGCCAGGGTCCCTGTGACCGCCACCACAGATCTGAGGCTTGGGGCTCTGTTCCTCCTGCGAGGCTGAGGTGGGGACATGAGGTCTCGTGCAGGAGAAGTGCTCCGATGCTCAGCTGGCTGCCCCAGGCGGGGCTGGTGTTTGCCCTCTCCTGAGCTGCCCCAGCGTGATGAGCCctggctctgtctccacaggactGCCGACATGTCGGCCATCCCCAGGCCggccctgctgccactgctgcccctgctgctgctgcacatccCACAGGCTGCGAGAGCCCAGGTCAACCCCGGTAAGTGAGACAGGGACCAGGTGCATGCAGGTGCCATAATTTCATTTCCCTggtctctgctcctgccagatGGCCAAGTTTGGGCTCGCATCATCTCCATCATCTCTGGGACTCtcctggctctggcagcagcctgcACCTGCCTGGTCGTTCTGCTGTCCTGCACCTCACGTGGGCACCTGCAGCGACCTGCAGAGCTCCCTCTGTGTGCCACGGGTGCTGTCCTGCCACTGGCGACTGGCAAGGCGTCGGACATGGCAAAGCACTACCCCAGAGCCCTGGGCTCTGAGTGGGGCCTTTCCCCTGGGGGCTCACTGTGGCTGGAGGCTGCCAGGTGCCAGGgtgttgttttctctgctgggctgtgccttCTCTGGTGGTTTTTGCAGCAAACCAAGGCTGGTTTTAGTGAAGTGGCTTGACTGGGTGCCTGGCTTCTGCTCAGAAACCACAACAGTGCACCAGCCGGCAGCAGAAGTGTGTTTAGATGGCTGTtcctgcagggctcagccccatcctgtgctgcagggatggaCAGAGCCCAGGTTTTCCCAGGGTTTCCCCAGAGTTTCCCCAGGGAGTCCCTGTAACAAGTCCCTTCAAAGGCTTCTTCCATCCGTGGGAGGAGTTAGTTGGGTCTTCCCTGGAGGTTGCATGGTGCTTGCTTAGGGAGGCAATCCTGCTTCTCCTGCAGACATCTATGGCTGGCAGAATTCGATTTGCCTGGCCAGGATTGTTATCACCAAGACAAAAAACATGGGCTGGCTCCATGCTTGGCAAGAATTAAATGGGAATTCAGCgggagctgtgctctgcagagcatcATGAGTGGGAGAGCAGGAGACAAGAAGAGATGCTCCCACTGTGCCAATGCTCATGATGAAGATGCGCTCATCCCTCTGCCTGATGTAGGGTATGGTCCCTGTGTGAGGTGTCCTGGGGGTGGTGGCACAATGGGATGTGGGTTCCTTGCCAGTGCAGTGCCAGGTGAGCCAGGAACCGTGGGGGTAGGAGGTGGCCCAGGCACAGTGTTGTGCCTGGTCCTTGCCACCTCGGTGCGGGTGTTTGCTCGGGGTGGTGTGTGGAGGGAGCGCGGTGGGCTGGAGCCGGCAGCCAGACGGTAAACATGGCCAAACAAGCCGCCCTTTCAGCAGTGCTCTTGGCAGCCAGGCGTGAAAAAATAACTCCTGTGAAGCAGTGAGGATGCGGTGCTGAGGGAGTCAGCTGTCACTCGGGGGTGCAGCCCGCCTGCCACCCCGGGTACTTTTCCActcacagccaggctgggagcagggctggtgatGGGAGCTGAGGGATCAGCAGGGAGGATGAGTGCCTGTCTTTGTCACTTGTtcccccaggcagggacagggagcagcagggcagcacgGCACAGTTGCTGTTGGTGAGGTTTTTGGGCAAGTGGCCTCTGGACTGAGCCCTCTGGAGCTCAGCTCATGgggacagcagtgccagctcacaggctctccagcacagccaagatCCTTGCCAGCAAGTCTGACAAGatccctggggacagggccCAGTGTGCCTGTCAGGCCTTGGAGCGCCACCTCCCCTTCTTCCCACTTAGCTTCAAGCTGGGCTGGGATCAACTCCTGGCCAGAGCCTCCATTTGACTGGGAAGATGCCTGCTTTGGCAGGACTGTCCCATCCTTGCTTCATCCTCTCTCTGTAAGCCAGAGGGATGGAGagtgctgccctggggctgcagtgccTGAGGTTGGGTGGATGTGCCCAAGCCCAGGCCATTTCAGCTGGGCTCGGAGCCAAGGAGGGATTCCCTCCTGCTCAGCGCCGTGCCGGTCTCATTGCAGCCGTGTGTCGGTACCCCTTGGGAATGTCGGGCGGGCACATCCCTGACGAGGACATCTCAGCCTCCAGCCAGTGGTCTGATTCCACGGCCGCCAAGTATGGACGGTGAGTGTGGGCACCCTCCTGCAATAGCcacagcaggggctgggctggcatgGAGGGAGAAGGGGCACACCGGACTGGCCTCGGCCACCTGCAAACATCTCCTCCACTCTGGGCTTGCAGGCTGGACTCAGAGGATGGTGATGGAGCCTGGTGCCCCAAGACCGCAGTGGAGCCAAATGACCTGAAGGAGTTCCTGCAGATTGACCTGCGCGCCCTGCACTTCATCACGCTGGTGGGCACCCAGGGGCGCCACGCCGAGGGCCATGGCAATGAGTTTGCCCCCATGTATAAAATCAACTACAGCCGGGATGGCACCCGCTGGATCTCCTGGAGGAACCGGCACGGGAAGCAGGTAAGGAGGCAGGTGAGGGCTGCATTGGATGGTAGGTGAGGAGTCTCCTCCTGCCCATCCTCACTGTGCTCCTCTCTCTCCAGGTGCTGGATGGAAACACCAACCCCTACGACATCGTCCTCAAGGACCTGGAGCCGCCCCTTATCGCTCGCTTTGTGCGCTTCATCCCTGTCACTGACCACTCCATGAGCGTCTGCCTGCGCGTGGAGCTGTACGGCTGTGTCTGGCTGGGTGGGtggtcctgtcctgtccctgtccccgtgtccccagtgcccacctggCCATCCCAGTGGGGGCTGTCTgtcctgcagcaccagggatTGGTGGGGTGTCCATGCACTcacccttccctccctgcagatGGGCTGGTGTCCTACAACGCACCAGTCGGGCAGCAGCTCATCCTTCCTGGGGGCACCGTCATCTACCTGAATGACTCGGTGTACGATGGGGCCTTCGGGTACAGGTGAGGACTGCATGCCACAGGGGCGGCAGGTGTGGGGGCTGTTTCTTCCCTGCACTGTCAGGCTGATGTGCTGATCCTCAGTAGAGCAAATGTTTGTGGTGTCCTTGAGGTGGGGGACATGGCCAGCCTGGGGAGGCTGCACATCATGAGGGGGACAGCTTGATGAGgaaagcagccccagcccttctCTTGGATTTGCTCTAGCTGCACCACATGTTCAGCACCCCACAGCCTTTTCCAGAGAGAACATCAAGAACAAAATTCCCCCCTAGGCATCCCAGAGcctgtgaggagctgccaggggGTGCTAGGTGGTGGCAGGTTTGTGGGGTTGGTGAGAGTCATGGTCCTTCTGTCCTCTTGCACGTGCCAGCATGACAGAGGGCCTGGGCCAGCTGACGGACGGGGTGTCGGGGCTGGACGACTTCACGCAGACCCACGAGTACCACGTCTGGCCGGGCTACGACTACGTGGGCTGGCGCAATGAGAGCACGGCTGGCGGCTACGTGGAGATCACCTTCGAGTTCGACCGCATCAGGAACTTCACGGCCATGAAGGTCCACACCCCCCCCGCCCTGTCACCCGTCCCCGTGCCCCTCGGTGGCCGTGCTGACAGGCTGCCCCACAGGTCCACTGCAACAACATGTTCGCCAAAGGGGTGAAGATCTTCAAGGAGGTGCAGTGCTACTTCCGCGCCGACGCCAGCGAGTGGGAGCCCAGCGCCGTCTCCTCGGTGCTGGTGCTGGATGATGTGAACCCCAGCGCCCGTTTTGTCACTGTGCCCCTGCTCCACCGCATGGCCAGTGCCATCAAGTGCCAGTATTACTTCGCTGACACCTGGATGATGTTCAGTGAGATCACCTTCCAGTCAGGTAGCTGTCGCCATGAGCCCTGTGGGGACCGGGCCCTCCTGGGTGGGGGGCTCAAGGGGAtagtggggctgtggggcacccacagcccccacccTGATGTTCTCTTCTCCCTGGCCAGACGCAGCCATGTACAACAACTCGGTGCCCCCCGCCGAGGCACCCGTGGTCCCCACCACTTATGGTAAGGCATGGGAAGCATGTCACCCTGTGCTGGGTGGAGGCCTGTGCCCCATCCCATGGAGGAAAGGGGCAGGGGCCTCCCCACACCCCACTGTGACCAGCTCTTGCTGTCCCCTTCTCCGGCCAGACCCCACACTCAAGGTAGACGACAGCAACACGCGTATCCTGATCGGGTGCCTGGTGGCCATCATCTTCATCCTGGTGGCCATCATTGTCATCATACTGTGGCGGCAGTTCTGGCAGAAGATGCTGGAGAAGGTGGGCAAGCGTGGCATGGCTGGTGAGGTGCCCTAGGGCGGGGGCTCATTCTGGGTAGGTTCTTCTGGGAGCTCAGCATGGAGAAAACAGACTCCATGCAAGGGCTGATGCTCCCTTCTCCTTCTCAGAAAGGTTGTGCTTTGCACCCATCTCCCAGGCAAGGGGACTTAGCGGAGCAGGGTGGTGGCTTTGGGGCTTGCCTGTTTGTCCATGCCTCTGTCCTGAAGCTGATTTGGGGAAGAGGAGCCTGGGTGTGGAGGGTTCTCACCACAGCCACCACCTAACCAAGGTCACTCACAGAAGTGATGAAGCCAAACCCTTCTCCATAGAGGCAGACAAGAGAAGGGGGGAACATGAGGACAAACCCAGGCAGGTGTTGCAGCCCCACAGAAAAGGCACTAGAGAGGAGGTTTGGGCACATCCCTGGTACCATGGAACACAAGAGACCCCATCCTACCCATGCTGTGGGGAACCCCACCTCTCTCTTCCCTTGCCCCACTGTCACAGGCATCAAGGAGGATGCTGGATGATGAAATGACCGtcagcctctccctgcccagcgAATCCAGCATGTTCAACCACAaccgctcctcctcctccagcgaGCAGGAGTCCAGCTCCACCTACGACCGCATCTTCCCCCTGGGACCCGACTACCAGGAGCCCTCCCGCCTGATCCGCAAGCTGCCTGAGTTCACCTCGGGGGAGGAGGACACAGGTGAGAGCCAGGACACCCTGCATGCTCAGAGCCATCTACCGTGCCCGAGCCTGCAGCAGccctctctccccagccccagctttTGGCCACTCTCAAATACTTTGTCACAGAGGGGAGAGGTCGCACAAGCCCCTGTGCACCCCACACAAAGGTCACACAAAGCCTGTGACTGAGAGCCATCACTAACATCCACTGCCAGACTAAGCTGTGTCCCTCTATCACCCTTGGGATGCTCTGGCACCTCTTCCTCAATGATCTGGAGGTCATGCATTGATCTCTGCTCATCTGGTGCTCAGGGCTTGATGGGTGTGTTTGCCATTGATGGGGAAGGAGTGGAGCAGCCTGTGATGCCTGCAGGAATGCAGCCCTGTGGGGCGGTGCAGGGGCTCTGGAGAGGACAGGGACGGAGTGTGAGCAGCCACCAGGAAGCAGAGGTGCAAGGCAGGACACCCACGGCAGGGCTGCCCCCGCTGTGTTGTCCCAGGCTGCAGTGGCCCCGTGAAGCCGTTCCAGGCCAGCGTCCCCGAGGGCGTCCCGCACTACGCCGAGGCCGACATTGTGAACCTGCAGGGTGTGACAGGCGGCAACACCTACTCAGTGCCAGCCCTCACCATGGACCTGCTCTCTGGCAAGGATGTGGCCGTCGAGGAGTTCCCCAGGAAGCTGCTGACCTTCAAGGAGAAGCTGGGGGAAGGCCAGTTTGGGGAGGTGAGCAGGAATTGGGCCTGCCCCGAGCAGGGCTCAGGCAAAGCTCCTCCCAGTTCGCAGAGGCTGTGGAAGACTGTCAGTGAGCAGAGGTAATGGCTGCCCCTTGCTCCCCCAGGTTCACCTCTGTGAAGTGGAGGGGATGGAGAAGTTCACAGGGAAGGACTTTGCCCTGGAGGGCTTGGATGGCAGCTCTGACCACCCCGTGCTGGTGGCTGTGAAGATGCTGCGGGCGGACGCCAACAAGAATGCCAGGTAGGGGCTGAGGGGTGCAcacaccccagcactgccccccATGCAGAGCctcaccagcagagctgggatgcttGGAAAGCATCCCCTGTCTCCATCAGCTGTATGCTCAGTGCAGCTGCAAGGACCACACCTCTGAGCTCTCTGGGGATTTTGGGCTGTCACATGTCAGGATCCTTGGTCCTAACCAGCTCCCCAGTGCCTGTCTACCTGCTGAGCCTACCCTGCAGCCCACGTTCCCCAGTTCCAGGGGAGGGGTCCCCCAGGAGGCTTGGGCAGGTGGGTGGCACTCTTGGCCAGTCTGTGCACACCGTCATGCCCCTCTGGGTCTGTCTATCCGATCCGTGTGGTTTCTGTTCCGGAAAGGAAtgattttctgaaggaaatcaAGATCATGTCGCGGCTGAAGGACCCCAACATCATCCGGCTGTTGGCAGTGTGCATCACGGATGACCCCCTGTGCATGATCACCGAGTACATGGAGAATGGGGACCTCAACCAGTTCCTGTCCCGCCAGCAGGCAGGCGGCCCCCCCGCTGGCCACGCACCCACTGTCAGGTAGGGCTGCCCAGGATAACAGGGGCAGGCAGCACTGCTTGCTCCCAGGACACCTCATCTGGGTGCAGCTTCCTTCCTGGGCTTGCTCCTGGGACTCCCGTGcaccctccttccttcctgccttcctgccttcctggctccctccctcccttccctccctttccttccttcccagcactCATCCCTCCCTTGTGCCCCTGACAGTGACCTGCGGTTCATGGCCACCCAGATTGCCTCGGGCATGAAGTACCTCTCGTCCCTCAACTTCGTGCACCGGGACCTGGCCACGCGCAACTGCCTGGTGGGGAAGCACTACACCATCAAGATAGCCGACTTTGGGATGAGCAGGAACCTCTACAGCGGGGACTACTACCGCATCCAGGGCCGGGCGGTGCTCCCCATCCGCTGGATGTCCTGGGAGAGCATCCTGCTGGTACATGGGGGCTGGGGTCCTCTGACAGGC encodes the following:
- the DDR2 gene encoding discoidin domain-containing receptor 2 isoform X1 → MSAIPRPALLPLLPLLLLHIPQAARAQVNPAVCRYPLGMSGGHIPDEDISASSQWSDSTAAKYGRLDSEDGDGAWCPKTAVEPNDLKEFLQIDLRALHFITLVGTQGRHAEGHGNEFAPMYKINYSRDGTRWISWRNRHGKQVLDGNTNPYDIVLKDLEPPLIARFVRFIPVTDHSMSVCLRVELYGCVWLDGLVSYNAPVGQQLILPGGTVIYLNDSVYDGAFGYSMTEGLGQLTDGVSGLDDFTQTHEYHVWPGYDYVGWRNESTAGGYVEITFEFDRIRNFTAMKVHCNNMFAKGVKIFKEVQCYFRADASEWEPSAVSSVLVLDDVNPSARFVTVPLLHRMASAIKCQYYFADTWMMFSEITFQSDAAMYNNSVPPAEAPVVPTTYDPTLKVDDSNTRILIGCLVAIIFILVAIIVIILWRQFWQKMLEKASRRMLDDEMTVSLSLPSESSMFNHNRSSSSSEQESSSTYDRIFPLGPDYQEPSRLIRKLPEFTSGEEDTGCSGPVKPFQASVPEGVPHYAEADIVNLQGVTGGNTYSVPALTMDLLSGKDVAVEEFPRKLLTFKEKLGEGQFGEVHLCEVEGMEKFTGKDFALEGLDGSSDHPVLVAVKMLRADANKNARNDFLKEIKIMSRLKDPNIIRLLAVCITDDPLCMITEYMENGDLNQFLSRQQAGGPPAGHAPTVSDLRFMATQIASGMKYLSSLNFVHRDLATRNCLVGKHYTIKIADFGMSRNLYSGDYYRIQGRAVLPIRWMSWESILLGKFTTASDVWAFGVTLWETFTLCREQPYSQMSDEQVIENTGEFFRDQGRQTYLPQPALCPDSVYKLMLSCWRRDTKDRPSFQDIHRLLQESASEE
- the DDR2 gene encoding discoidin domain-containing receptor 2 isoform X2; its protein translation is MSGGHIPDEDISASSQWSDSTAAKYGRLDSEDGDGAWCPKTAVEPNDLKEFLQIDLRALHFITLVGTQGRHAEGHGNEFAPMYKINYSRDGTRWISWRNRHGKQVLDGNTNPYDIVLKDLEPPLIARFVRFIPVTDHSMSVCLRVELYGCVWLDGLVSYNAPVGQQLILPGGTVIYLNDSVYDGAFGYSMTEGLGQLTDGVSGLDDFTQTHEYHVWPGYDYVGWRNESTAGGYVEITFEFDRIRNFTAMKVHCNNMFAKGVKIFKEVQCYFRADASEWEPSAVSSVLVLDDVNPSARFVTVPLLHRMASAIKCQYYFADTWMMFSEITFQSDAAMYNNSVPPAEAPVVPTTYDPTLKVDDSNTRILIGCLVAIIFILVAIIVIILWRQFWQKMLEKASRRMLDDEMTVSLSLPSESSMFNHNRSSSSSEQESSSTYDRIFPLGPDYQEPSRLIRKLPEFTSGEEDTGCSGPVKPFQASVPEGVPHYAEADIVNLQGVTGGNTYSVPALTMDLLSGKDVAVEEFPRKLLTFKEKLGEGQFGEVHLCEVEGMEKFTGKDFALEGLDGSSDHPVLVAVKMLRADANKNARNDFLKEIKIMSRLKDPNIIRLLAVCITDDPLCMITEYMENGDLNQFLSRQQAGGPPAGHAPTVSDLRFMATQIASGMKYLSSLNFVHRDLATRNCLVGKHYTIKIADFGMSRNLYSGDYYRIQGRAVLPIRWMSWESILLGKFTTASDVWAFGVTLWETFTLCREQPYSQMSDEQVIENTGEFFRDQGRQTYLPQPALCPDSVYKLMLSCWRRDTKDRPSFQDIHRLLQESASEE